The genomic region CGTCGTCGCCGAAGACGAAGAGCCGATTCGCGAGTTGGTCGCCCATCATCTCGAGCGCGAAGGCTACGCGGTCGTTCGCGCCGCCGACGGCAACGCCGCGCTGCGACACGCGCGTACGTGCGGCGATTTGCTCGTTCTCGACATCGGTTTGCCGGCGGTCGGCGGCCACGACGTTATGCGCACCTTACGTCGCGAAGGCCGGTATCTGCCGATCGTGATGCTCACCGCGCAGACCGACGAGATCGATCGCGTGATTGGCTTCGAACTCGGTGCCGACGACTACGTTTGCAAACCGTTTAGCCCTCGAGAGCTCGTCGCGCGCGTTAAAGCGATCTTGCGGCGTAATGGCGCCCCGGCGCCGCTCGAGCGCGCCGTGCTGCGCTTCGGTCGTTT from Candidatus Baltobacteraceae bacterium harbors:
- a CDS encoding response regulator transcription factor; this translates as MPLQTVVVAEDEEPIRELVAHHLEREGYAVVRAADGNAALRHARTCGDLLVLDIGLPAVGGHDVMRTLRREGRYLPIVMLTAQTDEIDRVIGFELGADDYVCKPFSPRELVARVKAILRRNGAPAPLERAVLRFGRLEIDERARELRVDGIEAKLKPREFALLVELASNPGVAFSRERLLQKVWGFDFAGDERTVDVHIY